A window of Gambusia affinis linkage group LG03, SWU_Gaff_1.0, whole genome shotgun sequence contains these coding sequences:
- the LOC122828616 gene encoding far upstream element-binding protein 3-like isoform X2 translates to MAELVQGQASMNQPGLKSDGLVDVLQRARQIVGKMGGEAMSHLNSSSGSVESTLYYPGQKRPGEDGVGNQLPPMGHQRVMTEEYKVPDRMVGFIIGRGGEQITRIQLESGCKIQIASDSGGLMERPCSLTGTPESIEQAKRLLVQIVERCRNGPGFHGDGDGGAAVQEMLIPASKVGLVIGRGGDTIKQLQERAGVKMMMIQDGPLPTGADKPLRISGDPYKVQAAKELVLEVIREKDGEFRSGRSDFGGRLGGTNLDVQVPRFAVGIVIGRNGEMIKKIQNDAGVRVQFKADDGISPERVAMVMGQPERCQHAVHLINELIQTAQERDGFGSALRSSRVRGRGDWTMGSPGPLQEVTYTIPADKCGLVIGKGGETIKSINQQSGAHVELQRNPPPSTDPNTRVFTIRGSAQQMEVARQLIDDKIGGSGIMSNGGFGFGPFTQGPAAHQNGQPFVTGVWGNTYQTSWQNPGQQDPGHSLAQTGQMDYSKAWEQYYKKLGQQNQPQNMMTDYSKAWEDYYKKQSQSSQQSSVPDYTAVLAEYYRQQPYLWNPAQIQDH, encoded by the exons ATGGCGGAGCTGGTGCAGGGACAGGCCTCGATGAACCAGCCGGGGCTCAAGTCAGACGGCCTGGTCGATGTTTTACAGAGGGCCCGGCAG aTTGTGGGAAAAATGGGGGGAGAAGCCATGTCCCACCTCAACAGCTCCTCAGGAAGCGTGGAGTCCACGCTGTACTACCCTGGACAGAAACGACCCGGAGAGGACGGAG TGGGTAACCAGCTCCCACCCATGGGCCATCAGAG ggtgATGACTGAGGAGTACAAGGTCCCGGACCGGATGGTGGGCTTCA TTATCGGCAGAGGCGGCGAGCAGATCACCAGGATCCAGCTGGAGTCGGGATGTAAGATCCAGATCGCCTCAG ATAGCGGAGGGCTGATGGAGCGGCCGTGTTCGCTGACGGGAACGCCAGAGAGCATCGA gCAGGCGAAGCGGCTGCTGGTTCAGATCGTGGAGCGGTGTCGGAACGGGCCGGGTTTCCATGGCGATGGCGATGGCGGCGCCGCGGTGCAGGAGATGCTGATCCCGGCCAGCAAGGTGGGGCTGGTGATCGGCCGCGGCGGCGACACCATCAAGCAGCTGCAG GAGCGGGCCGGGGTCAAGATGATGATGATCCAGGACGGACCGCTGCCGACCGGCGCCGACAAGCCGCTCCGCATCTCTGGAGACCCCTACAAAGTCCAG GCGGCCAAGGAGCTGGTTCTGGAGGTGATCCGGGAGAAGGACGGGGAGTTTCGCTCCGGGCGCAGCGACTTCGGAGGCCGGTTGGGCGGAACCAATCTGGAC GTCCAGGTTCCAAGGTTCGCTGTCGGCATCGTGATTGGCAGGAACGGAGAGATGATCAAGAAGATTCAGAACGACGCAGGGGTCAGAGTTCAGTTCAAAGCAG ATGACGGCATCAGTCCGGAGCGCGTTGCTATGGTGATGGGTCAGCCTGAGCGCTGCCAGCACGCGGTGCACCTCATCAACGAGCTCATCCAGACGGCCCAG GAGCGGGACGGCTTCGGCTCGGCCTTGCGGAGCTCCAGGGTCAGAGGTCGCGGCGACTGGACCATGGGCTCTCCCGGTCCGCTGCAGGAGGTCACCTACACCATCCCAGCTGATAAGTGCGGTCTGGTCATCGGCAAAG GTGGTGAAACCATCAAGAGCATCAACCAGCAGTCTGGTGCCCAtgtggagctgcagaggaacCCGCCGCCCTCCACCGACCCAAACACCCGGGTCTTCACCATCCGCGGCTCCGCCCAGCAGATGGAGGTCGCCCGCCAGCTCATCGACGACAAGATCGGG GGATCAGGGATCATGAGCAACGGAGGATTCGGCTTCGGCCCCTTCACCCAGGGCCCTGCCGCCCACCAGAA CGGCCAGCCGTTTGTGACCGGCGTTTGGGGAAACACCTACCAGACCAGCTGGCAGAACCCGGGACAGCAGGATCCAG gtcaCAGTCTGGCTCAGACAGGACAGATGGATTACTCCAAAGCATGGGAGCAGTACTATAAGAAGCTAG gtCAGCAGAACCAGCCCCAGAATATGATGACGGACTACAGCAAGGCCTGGGAGGACTACTACAAGAAACAGA GTCAGTCGTCTCAGCAGAGTTCGGTGCCAGACTACACTGCAGTGTTAGCAGAATACTACAGACAGCAGCCCTACCTGTGGAACCCCGCCCAGATCCAG GATCACTAG
- the LOC122828616 gene encoding far upstream element-binding protein 3-like isoform X1, which yields MAELVQGQASMNQPGLKSDGLVDVLQRARQIVGKMGGEAMSHLNSSSGSVESTLYYPGQKRPGEDGVGNQLPPMGHQRVMTEEYKVPDRMVGFIIGRGGEQITRIQLESGCKIQIASDSGGLMERPCSLTGTPESIEQAKRLLVQIVERCRNGPGFHGDGDGGAAVQEMLIPASKVGLVIGRGGDTIKQLQERAGVKMMMIQDGPLPTGADKPLRISGDPYKVQAAKELVLEVIREKDGEFRSGRSDFGGRLGGTNLDVQVPRFAVGIVIGRNGEMIKKIQNDAGVRVQFKADDGISPERVAMVMGQPERCQHAVHLINELIQTAQERDGFGSALRSSRVRGRGDWTMGSPGPLQEVTYTIPADKCGLVIGKGGETIKSINQQSGAHVELQRNPPPSTDPNTRVFTIRGSAQQMEVARQLIDDKIGGSGIMSNGGFGFGPFTQGPAAHQNSGQPFVTGVWGNTYQTSWQNPGQQDPGHSLAQTGQMDYSKAWEQYYKKLGQQNQPQNMMTDYSKAWEDYYKKQSQSSQQSSVPDYTAVLAEYYRQQPYLWNPAQIQDH from the exons ATGGCGGAGCTGGTGCAGGGACAGGCCTCGATGAACCAGCCGGGGCTCAAGTCAGACGGCCTGGTCGATGTTTTACAGAGGGCCCGGCAG aTTGTGGGAAAAATGGGGGGAGAAGCCATGTCCCACCTCAACAGCTCCTCAGGAAGCGTGGAGTCCACGCTGTACTACCCTGGACAGAAACGACCCGGAGAGGACGGAG TGGGTAACCAGCTCCCACCCATGGGCCATCAGAG ggtgATGACTGAGGAGTACAAGGTCCCGGACCGGATGGTGGGCTTCA TTATCGGCAGAGGCGGCGAGCAGATCACCAGGATCCAGCTGGAGTCGGGATGTAAGATCCAGATCGCCTCAG ATAGCGGAGGGCTGATGGAGCGGCCGTGTTCGCTGACGGGAACGCCAGAGAGCATCGA gCAGGCGAAGCGGCTGCTGGTTCAGATCGTGGAGCGGTGTCGGAACGGGCCGGGTTTCCATGGCGATGGCGATGGCGGCGCCGCGGTGCAGGAGATGCTGATCCCGGCCAGCAAGGTGGGGCTGGTGATCGGCCGCGGCGGCGACACCATCAAGCAGCTGCAG GAGCGGGCCGGGGTCAAGATGATGATGATCCAGGACGGACCGCTGCCGACCGGCGCCGACAAGCCGCTCCGCATCTCTGGAGACCCCTACAAAGTCCAG GCGGCCAAGGAGCTGGTTCTGGAGGTGATCCGGGAGAAGGACGGGGAGTTTCGCTCCGGGCGCAGCGACTTCGGAGGCCGGTTGGGCGGAACCAATCTGGAC GTCCAGGTTCCAAGGTTCGCTGTCGGCATCGTGATTGGCAGGAACGGAGAGATGATCAAGAAGATTCAGAACGACGCAGGGGTCAGAGTTCAGTTCAAAGCAG ATGACGGCATCAGTCCGGAGCGCGTTGCTATGGTGATGGGTCAGCCTGAGCGCTGCCAGCACGCGGTGCACCTCATCAACGAGCTCATCCAGACGGCCCAG GAGCGGGACGGCTTCGGCTCGGCCTTGCGGAGCTCCAGGGTCAGAGGTCGCGGCGACTGGACCATGGGCTCTCCCGGTCCGCTGCAGGAGGTCACCTACACCATCCCAGCTGATAAGTGCGGTCTGGTCATCGGCAAAG GTGGTGAAACCATCAAGAGCATCAACCAGCAGTCTGGTGCCCAtgtggagctgcagaggaacCCGCCGCCCTCCACCGACCCAAACACCCGGGTCTTCACCATCCGCGGCTCCGCCCAGCAGATGGAGGTCGCCCGCCAGCTCATCGACGACAAGATCGGG GGATCAGGGATCATGAGCAACGGAGGATTCGGCTTCGGCCCCTTCACCCAGGGCCCTGCCGCCCACCAGAA CAGCGGCCAGCCGTTTGTGACCGGCGTTTGGGGAAACACCTACCAGACCAGCTGGCAGAACCCGGGACAGCAGGATCCAG gtcaCAGTCTGGCTCAGACAGGACAGATGGATTACTCCAAAGCATGGGAGCAGTACTATAAGAAGCTAG gtCAGCAGAACCAGCCCCAGAATATGATGACGGACTACAGCAAGGCCTGGGAGGACTACTACAAGAAACAGA GTCAGTCGTCTCAGCAGAGTTCGGTGCCAGACTACACTGCAGTGTTAGCAGAATACTACAGACAGCAGCCCTACCTGTGGAACCCCGCCCAGATCCAG GATCACTAG
- the LOC122828616 gene encoding far upstream element-binding protein 3-like isoform X3 gives MAELVQGQASMNQPGLKSDGLVDVLQRARQIVGKMGGEAMSHLNSSSGSVESTLYYPGQKRPGEDGVGNQLPPMGHQRVMTEEYKVPDRMVGFIIGRGGEQITRIQLESGCKIQIASDSGGLMERPCSLTGTPESIEQAKRLLVQIVERCRNGPGFHGDGDGGAAVQEMLIPASKVGLVIGRGGDTIKQLQERAGVKMMMIQDGPLPTGADKPLRISGDPYKVQAAKELVLEVIREKDGEFRSGRSDFGGRLGGTNLDVQVPRFAVGIVIGRNGEMIKKIQNDAGVRVQFKADDGISPERVAMVMGQPERCQHAVHLINELIQTAQERDGFGSALRSSRVRGRGDWTMGSPGPLQEVTYTIPADKCGLVIGKGGETIKSINQQSGAHVELQRNPPPSTDPNTRVFTIRGSAQQMEVARQLIDDKIGGSGIMSNGGFGFGPFTQGPAAHQNSGQPFVTGVWGNTYQTSWQNPGQQDPGQQNQPQNMMTDYSKAWEDYYKKQSQSSQQSSVPDYTAVLAEYYRQQPYLWNPAQIQDH, from the exons ATGGCGGAGCTGGTGCAGGGACAGGCCTCGATGAACCAGCCGGGGCTCAAGTCAGACGGCCTGGTCGATGTTTTACAGAGGGCCCGGCAG aTTGTGGGAAAAATGGGGGGAGAAGCCATGTCCCACCTCAACAGCTCCTCAGGAAGCGTGGAGTCCACGCTGTACTACCCTGGACAGAAACGACCCGGAGAGGACGGAG TGGGTAACCAGCTCCCACCCATGGGCCATCAGAG ggtgATGACTGAGGAGTACAAGGTCCCGGACCGGATGGTGGGCTTCA TTATCGGCAGAGGCGGCGAGCAGATCACCAGGATCCAGCTGGAGTCGGGATGTAAGATCCAGATCGCCTCAG ATAGCGGAGGGCTGATGGAGCGGCCGTGTTCGCTGACGGGAACGCCAGAGAGCATCGA gCAGGCGAAGCGGCTGCTGGTTCAGATCGTGGAGCGGTGTCGGAACGGGCCGGGTTTCCATGGCGATGGCGATGGCGGCGCCGCGGTGCAGGAGATGCTGATCCCGGCCAGCAAGGTGGGGCTGGTGATCGGCCGCGGCGGCGACACCATCAAGCAGCTGCAG GAGCGGGCCGGGGTCAAGATGATGATGATCCAGGACGGACCGCTGCCGACCGGCGCCGACAAGCCGCTCCGCATCTCTGGAGACCCCTACAAAGTCCAG GCGGCCAAGGAGCTGGTTCTGGAGGTGATCCGGGAGAAGGACGGGGAGTTTCGCTCCGGGCGCAGCGACTTCGGAGGCCGGTTGGGCGGAACCAATCTGGAC GTCCAGGTTCCAAGGTTCGCTGTCGGCATCGTGATTGGCAGGAACGGAGAGATGATCAAGAAGATTCAGAACGACGCAGGGGTCAGAGTTCAGTTCAAAGCAG ATGACGGCATCAGTCCGGAGCGCGTTGCTATGGTGATGGGTCAGCCTGAGCGCTGCCAGCACGCGGTGCACCTCATCAACGAGCTCATCCAGACGGCCCAG GAGCGGGACGGCTTCGGCTCGGCCTTGCGGAGCTCCAGGGTCAGAGGTCGCGGCGACTGGACCATGGGCTCTCCCGGTCCGCTGCAGGAGGTCACCTACACCATCCCAGCTGATAAGTGCGGTCTGGTCATCGGCAAAG GTGGTGAAACCATCAAGAGCATCAACCAGCAGTCTGGTGCCCAtgtggagctgcagaggaacCCGCCGCCCTCCACCGACCCAAACACCCGGGTCTTCACCATCCGCGGCTCCGCCCAGCAGATGGAGGTCGCCCGCCAGCTCATCGACGACAAGATCGGG GGATCAGGGATCATGAGCAACGGAGGATTCGGCTTCGGCCCCTTCACCCAGGGCCCTGCCGCCCACCAGAA CAGCGGCCAGCCGTTTGTGACCGGCGTTTGGGGAAACACCTACCAGACCAGCTGGCAGAACCCGGGACAGCAGGATCCAG gtCAGCAGAACCAGCCCCAGAATATGATGACGGACTACAGCAAGGCCTGGGAGGACTACTACAAGAAACAGA GTCAGTCGTCTCAGCAGAGTTCGGTGCCAGACTACACTGCAGTGTTAGCAGAATACTACAGACAGCAGCCCTACCTGTGGAACCCCGCCCAGATCCAG GATCACTAG
- the LOC122828616 gene encoding far upstream element-binding protein 3-like isoform X4, producing MAELVQGQASMNQPGLKSDGLVDVLQRARQIVGKMGGEAMSHLNSSSGSVESTLYYPGQKRPGEDGVGNQLPPMGHQRVMTEEYKVPDRMVGFIIGRGGEQITRIQLESGCKIQIASDSGGLMERPCSLTGTPESIEQAKRLLVQIVERCRNGPGFHGDGDGGAAVQEMLIPASKVGLVIGRGGDTIKQLQERAGVKMMMIQDGPLPTGADKPLRISGDPYKVQAAKELVLEVIREKDGEFRSGRSDFGGRLGGTNLDVQVPRFAVGIVIGRNGEMIKKIQNDAGVRVQFKADDGISPERVAMVMGQPERCQHAVHLINELIQTAQERDGFGSALRSSRVRGRGDWTMGSPGPLQEVTYTIPADKCGLVIGKGGETIKSINQQSGAHVELQRNPPPSTDPNTRVFTIRGSAQQMEVARQLIDDKIGGSGIMSNGGFGFGPFTQGPAAHQNGQPFVTGVWGNTYQTSWQNPGQQDPGQQNQPQNMMTDYSKAWEDYYKKQSQSSQQSSVPDYTAVLAEYYRQQPYLWNPAQIQDH from the exons ATGGCGGAGCTGGTGCAGGGACAGGCCTCGATGAACCAGCCGGGGCTCAAGTCAGACGGCCTGGTCGATGTTTTACAGAGGGCCCGGCAG aTTGTGGGAAAAATGGGGGGAGAAGCCATGTCCCACCTCAACAGCTCCTCAGGAAGCGTGGAGTCCACGCTGTACTACCCTGGACAGAAACGACCCGGAGAGGACGGAG TGGGTAACCAGCTCCCACCCATGGGCCATCAGAG ggtgATGACTGAGGAGTACAAGGTCCCGGACCGGATGGTGGGCTTCA TTATCGGCAGAGGCGGCGAGCAGATCACCAGGATCCAGCTGGAGTCGGGATGTAAGATCCAGATCGCCTCAG ATAGCGGAGGGCTGATGGAGCGGCCGTGTTCGCTGACGGGAACGCCAGAGAGCATCGA gCAGGCGAAGCGGCTGCTGGTTCAGATCGTGGAGCGGTGTCGGAACGGGCCGGGTTTCCATGGCGATGGCGATGGCGGCGCCGCGGTGCAGGAGATGCTGATCCCGGCCAGCAAGGTGGGGCTGGTGATCGGCCGCGGCGGCGACACCATCAAGCAGCTGCAG GAGCGGGCCGGGGTCAAGATGATGATGATCCAGGACGGACCGCTGCCGACCGGCGCCGACAAGCCGCTCCGCATCTCTGGAGACCCCTACAAAGTCCAG GCGGCCAAGGAGCTGGTTCTGGAGGTGATCCGGGAGAAGGACGGGGAGTTTCGCTCCGGGCGCAGCGACTTCGGAGGCCGGTTGGGCGGAACCAATCTGGAC GTCCAGGTTCCAAGGTTCGCTGTCGGCATCGTGATTGGCAGGAACGGAGAGATGATCAAGAAGATTCAGAACGACGCAGGGGTCAGAGTTCAGTTCAAAGCAG ATGACGGCATCAGTCCGGAGCGCGTTGCTATGGTGATGGGTCAGCCTGAGCGCTGCCAGCACGCGGTGCACCTCATCAACGAGCTCATCCAGACGGCCCAG GAGCGGGACGGCTTCGGCTCGGCCTTGCGGAGCTCCAGGGTCAGAGGTCGCGGCGACTGGACCATGGGCTCTCCCGGTCCGCTGCAGGAGGTCACCTACACCATCCCAGCTGATAAGTGCGGTCTGGTCATCGGCAAAG GTGGTGAAACCATCAAGAGCATCAACCAGCAGTCTGGTGCCCAtgtggagctgcagaggaacCCGCCGCCCTCCACCGACCCAAACACCCGGGTCTTCACCATCCGCGGCTCCGCCCAGCAGATGGAGGTCGCCCGCCAGCTCATCGACGACAAGATCGGG GGATCAGGGATCATGAGCAACGGAGGATTCGGCTTCGGCCCCTTCACCCAGGGCCCTGCCGCCCACCAGAA CGGCCAGCCGTTTGTGACCGGCGTTTGGGGAAACACCTACCAGACCAGCTGGCAGAACCCGGGACAGCAGGATCCAG gtCAGCAGAACCAGCCCCAGAATATGATGACGGACTACAGCAAGGCCTGGGAGGACTACTACAAGAAACAGA GTCAGTCGTCTCAGCAGAGTTCGGTGCCAGACTACACTGCAGTGTTAGCAGAATACTACAGACAGCAGCCCTACCTGTGGAACCCCGCCCAGATCCAG GATCACTAG
- the ciz1b gene encoding cdkn1a interacting zinc finger protein 1b, protein MIRQTRRTDRCFLPAVGGGVAKVRFPAGPPAQQAPGSCDARPHGSPVAEREKRAADGRSQGDLGSDGGSGEVQLKRARQNGTEAFAAVGNRNKAPGSCDSAGDGSSSDQKGAAEDSRTAQLQSVASLKVTIQQSSDSREFGPADRKSTALHCHVCNLTCRSLQVFQDHMSGREHLRKLQDITQSIQLNAGPLLDRGRRPQAQRWCDTCQVHFRGDIIVHRRTEQHKECKQQGRPFCPVCQRHFRTPRKFVEHIKSVEHKEQVQLGDKQEEELITVDAVGCFEEEEEEVEVVDEDEETAPSEVQGSETGDAKESEEVEDEFDPQLTYGSSFVIPVRGFVCRLCNKFFYRETAARHTHCRTHTHFLNLQNHRDEQKRKMKTTLP, encoded by the exons ATGATCAGACAAACCAGGAGGACAGACAG GTGTTTCCTTCCTGCAGTGGGAGGCGGAGTAGCGAAGGTTCGATTCCCTGCGGGTCCTCCAGCTCAGCAG GCACCAGGAAGCTGCGACGCCCGGCCCCACGGCAGTCCCGTCGCTGAGAGGGAGAAGAGAGCAGCCGATGGGCGGAGCCAGGGAGATCTGGGGTCGGATGGAGGTTCAGGAGAGGTTCAGCTGAAGAGAGCACGACAGAATGG AACTGAGGCGTTTGCAGCTGTGGGCAATAGGAACAAAGCCCCTGGGTCATGTGATTCAGCAGGAG ATGGTTCTAGTTCTGACCAGAAGGGGGCAGCAGAGGACAGCCGAACAGCTCAG CTGCAGAGCGTGGCCTCCCTGAAGGTCACCATACAGCAGAGCAGCGATAGCCGAGAGTTCGGTCCGGCTGACAGGAAGTCCACTGCTCTCCACTGTCATGTCTGCAACCTCACCTGTCGCTCCCTGCAG GTGTTTCAGGATCACATGTCAGGGCGAGAACACCTGAGGAAGCTGCAGGACATCACACAGAGCATCCAGCTCAACGCCGGCCCCCTGCTGGACAG GGGTCGCCGGCCACAGGCGCAGCGCTGGTGTGACACCTGCCAGGTCCACTTCAGAGGTGACATCATCGTCCACAGACGGACGGAGCAACACAAG GAGTGTAAGCAGCAGGGGCGGCCCTTCTGTCCGGTCTGTCAGAGACACTTCAGGACGCCCAGGAAGTTTGTGGAGCACATAAAGTCTGTGGAGCATAAGGAGCAg GTGCAGCTGGGGGacaagcaggaggaggagctcaTCACTGTGGACGCTGTGGGCTGCttcgaggaagaggaggaggaagtagAGGTGGTAGATGAGGATGAAGAGACAGCGCCATCTGAGgttcaggggtcagag ACTGGTGATGCCAAAGAGTCGGAGGAAGTAGAAGACGAGTTCGATCCCCAGCTGACTTACG GAAGCAGCTTCGTGATTCCGGTTCGCGGCTTCGTTTGCCGACTCTGCAACAAATTCTTCTACAGAGAGACGGCAGcgagacacacacactgcaggacgcacacacacttcctcaacctgcag AACCACAGAGACGaacagaagaggaagatgaagacaaCTCTTCCCTGA